From Arachis hypogaea cultivar Tifrunner chromosome 3, arahy.Tifrunner.gnm2.J5K5, whole genome shotgun sequence:
tctgccatctccctccacatctcttccacGTTTTCGATCCATTCCCAttccactttgcctcttctcctacccgtcttaggaagcttctttgttcctcacctttcatccgccaccacctcgttcctgggttcttcgtatgatgtctttttctcaactttttctcaacgcgaaaatccatgacaagcaccctatgttgtgttgtcaaactctcttccgggataattttacaattaatgcaaaatttttggttgactctcctcaacaagaagaagtcgatttgagagcttgtcatgccactcttataagttataagatgttcgtctctcttttttaaaacatgtatttgtgaTGAAAAGATCAAatgttgaggaaaagtccaaaatagttttaccctcagCATTGGTCACTTCGAAactatggcctccgtgaatactcccatacccagtcacttctctctcaacatggtcatttaaatctcctcctaagaaaattttATCTCCCGAAAGTATGTCTTCGCACCAACCCATTTTGCTTCTTATAGGcgcataatgttaatcttcctccttgtcatggtgtctaccccctccatggactttccagttagagtgcctatgttccatgtcccaaatctcaaccttctgtcgctccGACCtataccttttactttgtgaactagcttatttactatcgtccgttcacgaaaacgcgagaacccttgctcatttaacactacatccgagCACCGATACAGCggctcttgctcatttgacaccgtactcgaacCATACAGCGCGTTGCTTCCGGACAACGACATagttttagcgcaataatgtctttgattcatgtcatggggattCGACTATAAAGcgatttttttctctctttgtcCGATTTTATTAATatgcaagaaatatttttgttttgtttaatgaatttaattttattgcaCTATTTTATACAATAATTATGTAATTGCATCTATTCTTTTAGATGATTATTCACATAATCAATGTGAAATATAGTTATTTTGACTGCGTTATATAATTTAACGCACGTGTAAAACTATTTTGATTAATATCTTGcacttttttttgaatttgatcaACATTTATTTGAtgaatgtgaattttttttatttctttattgtgTAGTTATATAGATGATCTATATGACTCTGTTTTAGTAAGGTCACTTAAATAAAATGCATGGAtgtgaaaatagaaataaaaccaaattttcttataaaaatatttgttagaaaataaaaaacaatctagaacaatttaaattattctattttgtatttgttaattactgttcattttatttttatattttttaattatcattaaaataattgaataatatttaCATGTAAATATGTGTAATTACGAATATACATacacaaaattataaatattaaataaaataaaataattttaaattattgtttctctaatatttgtgttttaataataataataataataataataataataataataatacgaaTTTGTATCAAGAACTAGAGAGAATTAGAGATAATCAGAGAGAATAGAAGATAAATCCTTAGAATTAGGGCCAAAGAGAGAAAGTAGAGTTTTCAATTGTATCATGTCTATCTCACATTATTACATTATACTCTTATTTATAGTATAGTTCTCTAATTGGGCTAGTCTAATATTAATTGTATCAAATAATAATATCAAGAACTTGGATTCAGTATAATTTCTTTTGCTatactttctctttcttttattgATAATGTAGGAAGTCATTGACACTATCTCTTTGCTTGAACAAGACAATACacgtaaaatataaaagaaaaaaacacaatGAATCAACTTTTAGTtgtttaggatttaaaatttataattttaattatgaattaaaaaattatgatttatgatataaaattttaaataaataaaataaatttaaaataattaactagtattattgattaaaaaattcGCTCCCTACTGTCTCTAGCATCTATTCTAAATATAATACTTAAGCAGTTCAGTCACCGAGGTATATCCACAGTGTTCCCACCAATTAAGCATATGCTTGGGTGATAACACGTTGCAGGGAAAGTGACATGGTTGGGTCCCTTAAATAAGTTTTTTATTACTTAAAGTAAATAACTCCCTGGATGGCACTTCAAATGAGAGGCAAGGCGGATGTAAACACGTGGGCCGGGTACGGTGACAACTAATGCCAcaaccaaaaccctaaaccaactAAAATGTTATAGAAACAGGGCAAGTTGATGAAAAGAAACTGGCCTCCTCTCAACAGGGCATCTCGCCGAAATTCCAACGCAGTGAACGAGGCAACCATTGTTACTTTCAAGAACGGCACTTACGTGACCGGCTTGCTTGGTGATAGGTCCTGGAAAGGAAGAATCTTCTGCAACACCTGACCGGCGACTTGCGGTTAATAGAGCGATCGATTTGGTACTTCCCAGTTAGGCGGGCTCGGTTCGGTGTTCAAAAATTACAGATTCTCCCGCCCACCACTGTCATGATGACAAATATAGCTGTGTATAAATATGAGAACCCCAACGCTTATAGAAAATATATATGTGTATTGTTATTTGGATCTGCTATCTGCTATAGGTTGAGGTCGCTATTATTTTCTGCTGCAAACAAATGGCTGCGAGGAAGGATTTCGTCGGAGATATCAATCCAACCAAGCTTGCCTGGTCTTTGGTTGTGGGGGTTGCTCGATTGTATGAGTTTCCAAGTCAGTGGAACAAGAATGAGGTGTTTAGCTTGGAGTTGGTTTTACAAGATGAGAAGGTATTTATTCCATTCATACTTATACTTTGCAGCTTTTTCTTAGGTGTGCACTAATAAGTTCTGTTCATgttgtttttatgcaatttacagGGTGATAGAATTCATGCAACCGTTTGTAAGCCTGGGTTGGAGTTgttcaaaaataggataaaggaGCATTGTGTTTATAGTATGCAAAATTTTATTGTCAAGCTTAACAATGGAAAGGTTAGGACAACTCCTCACAAGTACAAGCTTAACTTTTATACAAAGACTGTGGTGGCAGCCCTACCTATTGAGACTTTTGCTTTTAACCCATTCAAATTCCGTCCGTTTCATGAACTTGATGAAAATGGTCCAACCGACGGAAATTTATTATTTGGTAAGCTTAATTGAAATAGCTTTTTTTAGTCATCCTTTGATCAGACTGGGAAGTTATACTTTTAGATTTAACGCTATGTATTGTGAAATGTAGATTACATAGGAGAGGTTGTTGGAAAGGAGGAGGTCAGAGGGCTGATTACGCGCACTGGTGATGAAACGAAGCTTATTACACTTCAGTTGGAAGATCTAGAGTAATGTTTATTGCTTTCGATATGTGTCAGCTCTGAATTTAGTATCAGTCTTGAATCATTTAAACTAAGGCTTACTTTGGGTGTTGACTCTGGTCATGCactaaagaaaaaggaaaaattagtTAAGGTGTacaaactaagtaaattgaaatGTAAGCACAATCAGTTAGCAGCTAATGCAATCTTTGCAAATAAGTCctgttgcttttttgtttttaattttcttttttagacATCCTTTTCTCTAAATAAGTTTAtagatctttaaaaaaattttgatttctagGTTCTTAGTTTCTTGCTTTCTTGCGTTTCTTtcccaatttattttttttgaaaaatgaagtaTTGCTTTAGGAAGATAGATAATGAAATTGTTCAATCCTCTTATTCTCTTCAGTGCAAGTGTTATATATGCTAATACTATAATTTGCCATTTCTATGGATTTGTTTCAATT
This genomic window contains:
- the LOC140173054 gene encoding uncharacterized protein — encoded protein: MAARKDFVGDINPTKLAWSLVVGVARLYEFPSQWNKNEVFSLELVLQDEKGDRIHATVCKPGLELFKNRIKEHCVYSMQNFIVKLNNGKVRTTPHKYKLNFYTKTVVAALPIETFAFNPFKFRPFHELDENGPTDGNLLFDYIGEVVGKEEVRGLITRTGDETKLITLQLEDLE